One genomic window of Pseudomonadota bacterium includes the following:
- the guaB gene encoding IMP dehydrogenase, whose translation MTLETQIPLSLTFDDVLLVPGHSTVLPSEVDLRTELARGITLNIPLVSAAMDSVTESATAICMAREGGIGMIHRNLSPVEQAREVLRVKKAETGMVVDPLTIDPDQRLGEAIALMRTNSFSGLPVVKDGKPVGIVTNRDVRFERNLDQRVGDVMTRKLVVAPEGVALEQAQDLLHRNRIEKLLVVDEQGYLRGLITIKDLEKAERHPRAVKDPRGRLRVGAAVGVGSDRDERVARLVEADCDVIVVDTAHGHSQRVLDTVALVRSQHPELVIVAGNVATADACVALAAAGADVIKVGIGPGSICTTRVVTGVGMPQISALFECAEAAERLGVRLIADGGIKYSGDVSKALAAGAHAVMVGSLFAGTDEAPGELVLYQGRSYKAYRGMGSLGAMREGSRDRYFQMNVEESKLVPEGIEGRVPHRGALADTVFQLIGGLSSAMGYIGAATLEDLRAKARFVRMTAAGHRESHVHDVIIVKEAPNYRVE comes from the coding sequence ATGACGCTGGAGACGCAGATACCCCTTTCCCTGACCTTCGACGATGTGCTCCTGGTGCCGGGTCACAGCACGGTGCTGCCTTCCGAGGTGGATCTCCGCACCGAGTTGGCTCGCGGGATCACGCTCAACATCCCGCTGGTGTCGGCGGCGATGGACTCGGTGACCGAGTCCGCGACCGCGATCTGCATGGCCCGCGAGGGCGGCATTGGCATGATCCACCGCAACCTCTCGCCCGTCGAACAGGCGCGCGAGGTGCTTCGCGTGAAGAAGGCGGAGACCGGGATGGTGGTCGACCCGCTGACGATCGATCCCGATCAGCGGCTGGGCGAAGCGATCGCCCTGATGCGCACGAATAGCTTCTCAGGGCTGCCCGTGGTCAAGGACGGCAAGCCGGTCGGCATCGTGACGAACCGCGATGTGCGCTTCGAGCGCAATCTCGATCAGCGCGTCGGGGACGTGATGACGCGTAAGCTCGTGGTGGCGCCCGAGGGCGTCGCGCTCGAGCAGGCGCAAGACCTCCTGCACCGCAACCGGATCGAGAAGCTGCTGGTGGTCGATGAGCAGGGCTATCTGCGCGGGCTGATCACGATCAAGGATCTGGAGAAGGCGGAGCGCCACCCGCGCGCGGTGAAGGATCCGCGCGGCCGCCTGCGCGTCGGCGCCGCGGTCGGGGTCGGTTCCGATCGCGACGAGCGCGTGGCGCGGCTGGTCGAGGCCGACTGCGATGTGATCGTGGTCGATACCGCGCATGGCCACTCGCAGCGGGTGCTCGATACCGTGGCCCTGGTGCGCAGCCAGCACCCCGAGCTGGTGATCGTCGCTGGCAACGTGGCCACGGCCGACGCCTGCGTCGCCTTGGCGGCGGCTGGGGCGGACGTGATCAAGGTCGGGATCGGACCCGGATCGATCTGCACGACGCGCGTGGTCACCGGGGTCGGCATGCCGCAGATCAGCGCGCTCTTCGAGTGCGCTGAGGCTGCCGAGCGCCTGGGCGTGCGGCTGATCGCCGACGGCGGCATCAAGTACTCGGGCGACGTGTCGAAGGCGCTGGCGGCGGGGGCGCATGCCGTGATGGTGGGCAGCCTCTTCGCCGGCACCGACGAGGCGCCCGGCGAGTTGGTGCTCTACCAGGGCCGCAGCTACAAGGCCTACCGCGGCATGGGCAGCCTCGGCGCGATGCGCGAGGGCAGCCGGGATCGCTATTTCCAGATGAACGTCGAGGAGTCCAAGCTGGTGCCTGAGGGCATCGAGGGCCGCGTGCCGCACCGCGGCGCGCTGGCGGACACCGTCTTCCAGCTGATCGGGGGGCTGAGCTCCGCGATGGGCTATATCGGTGCGGCCACGCTCGAGGACCTACGCGCGAAGGCGCGCTTCGTGCGGATGACCGCGGCCGGGCACCGCGAGAGCCACGTGCACGACGTGATCATCGTCAAAGAAGCGCCCAACTACCGCGTGGAATAG
- the glnD gene encoding [protein-PII] uridylyltransferase translates to MRPSDGQAQPLATLAALDAQGLRAYCVRQVAEARAAARRHADAGRLQRPGETLRQLSAAFDELLTTLFAAGGGAEVPVALVALGGYGRRSLYPYSDIDLLVLPHAGGWKHVDRLLEHVVYPLWDAKVAVGHAVRSIEETVELARTDLTMRTALLDARLVTGDDGLFTMLQETARRAFFGPEHVASFVESLIEERRQRHPRFGDTVYLLEPNIKSGSGGLRDVNTAFWATKMRYGVADLDQLVAVGAASSRQQSALLEARQFLRRLRLAMHFQAGRAQDRLLFELQEGLAPLLFAEEEIPGRPAGAHEKVGVAPAVERLMHAYYRSARSVVLETDSLLQRCAIRPSAAPLARELVEEDLWSVGGELVSAAPERFWDEPAELIAVFEIAGRHGLGIARELKDMLAEAAASCPGLQLLGDERAAEAWRRVLVSDGRAGQGLLLEQMHEVGLLNAMLPEFEPCTGRVQHDLYHVYTVDRHSLYVVGLLKALRRGEQEETYPLPVAVIRALEDLEPLYLAALLHDVGKPLGRGHARKGARLAAGVAARLGLRHEAQDTVAFLVRHHLAMQHISQRRDLGDPAVVGAFAELVGSADRLRRLYLLAVADTAMTAPGNLTFWKASLLDQLYTSTHRLLTSGSPLAPQAMIEQRRAELRALLLESWGELSTAIVDRLPDELLSGQSVELLAHHVGVALDLEATPACRVRIGTRQHDAATTVITVCCPDAPGLLATITGVMLLHRIEVLAAQIYTIPAEGDAVGSALDLFWVTTPDPAEFRSWVQFSSMLELALGQEFELERLIQQRMRPSLLGHRVLPAVPTAVIIDNEGSERCTILELHSADVSGLLHTVTHTLSELGLGIDLAKVASEAGHVVDIFYVRETASGRKLEDEARLTEARETLTQAIDRLVATAPRIAPRRQSQELEAVGAAERAERR, encoded by the coding sequence ATGAGGCCGAGTGATGGACAAGCGCAGCCGCTAGCCACCCTGGCGGCGCTCGACGCCCAAGGACTGCGCGCTTATTGCGTGCGGCAGGTGGCGGAGGCCCGCGCGGCCGCGCGTCGCCACGCCGATGCCGGGCGCTTGCAGCGTCCCGGGGAGACGCTGCGCCAGCTCTCCGCGGCCTTCGATGAGCTGCTGACGACGCTCTTCGCCGCCGGCGGTGGTGCGGAGGTGCCGGTGGCCCTGGTGGCCCTCGGCGGGTACGGCCGCCGCAGTCTCTACCCCTACTCGGACATCGACCTGTTGGTCCTGCCGCATGCCGGCGGCTGGAAGCATGTCGATCGGCTGCTCGAACACGTGGTCTACCCGCTCTGGGACGCGAAGGTGGCGGTGGGCCATGCGGTGCGCAGCATCGAGGAGACGGTCGAGCTGGCGCGCACGGACCTGACGATGCGGACGGCGCTGCTCGATGCGCGGCTGGTCACCGGCGACGATGGCCTGTTCACGATGCTGCAGGAGACGGCGCGGCGCGCCTTCTTCGGGCCCGAGCACGTGGCGAGCTTCGTCGAGTCGCTGATCGAGGAGCGCCGGCAGCGGCACCCGCGCTTCGGCGACACGGTCTACCTGCTCGAGCCGAACATCAAGAGCGGATCGGGTGGCCTGCGCGACGTCAATACGGCCTTCTGGGCGACGAAGATGCGCTACGGCGTGGCGGATCTCGATCAGCTCGTCGCCGTGGGCGCGGCCTCGTCCCGCCAGCAGAGCGCCTTGCTCGAGGCCCGTCAGTTCCTGCGTCGCCTGCGCCTCGCCATGCACTTCCAGGCCGGGAGGGCGCAGGATCGCCTGCTCTTCGAGCTGCAGGAGGGCTTGGCGCCGCTGCTCTTTGCCGAGGAGGAGATCCCGGGCCGTCCGGCGGGGGCGCACGAGAAGGTCGGCGTCGCGCCGGCCGTCGAGCGCCTGATGCATGCGTATTACCGGAGCGCGCGCAGCGTCGTGCTCGAGACCGACAGCCTGCTGCAGCGCTGCGCCATCCGGCCGAGCGCGGCGCCCTTGGCCCGTGAGCTGGTCGAGGAGGACCTCTGGTCGGTGGGCGGTGAGCTCGTCAGCGCGGCACCCGAGCGCTTCTGGGACGAGCCGGCGGAGCTGATCGCGGTCTTCGAGATCGCGGGTCGCCATGGGCTGGGGATCGCCCGTGAGCTGAAGGACATGCTCGCCGAGGCGGCGGCGAGTTGCCCGGGCTTGCAGCTCTTGGGCGATGAGCGCGCGGCCGAGGCTTGGCGGCGGGTCCTCGTCAGCGACGGGCGCGCCGGCCAAGGACTCCTGCTCGAGCAGATGCACGAGGTCGGGCTGCTCAACGCCATGCTGCCCGAGTTCGAGCCCTGCACCGGGCGGGTGCAGCACGACCTCTATCACGTCTATACGGTGGATCGGCACTCCCTCTACGTCGTCGGCTTGCTCAAGGCCCTGCGCCGCGGCGAGCAGGAGGAGACCTATCCGCTGCCCGTCGCCGTGATTCGCGCGCTCGAGGATCTCGAGCCGCTCTATTTGGCCGCGTTGCTCCACGACGTCGGCAAGCCGCTGGGTCGCGGGCATGCGCGCAAGGGCGCGCGGCTGGCCGCCGGCGTCGCCGCGCGCCTCGGTCTGCGCCACGAGGCGCAGGACACCGTGGCCTTCCTCGTGCGCCATCACCTGGCGATGCAGCACATCTCGCAGCGCCGCGATCTGGGCGATCCGGCCGTGGTCGGCGCCTTCGCCGAGCTCGTGGGTAGCGCCGATCGCCTGCGGCGGCTCTACCTGTTGGCGGTCGCCGATACGGCGATGACGGCGCCGGGGAACCTGACCTTCTGGAAGGCCTCGCTGCTCGACCAGCTCTACACGAGCACGCATCGGCTGCTGACCAGCGGATCGCCGCTGGCGCCTCAGGCGATGATCGAGCAGCGTCGCGCCGAGCTGCGGGCGCTGCTGCTTGAGAGCTGGGGTGAGCTGTCGACCGCGATCGTCGATCGCTTGCCCGATGAGCTGCTCAGCGGCCAGAGCGTCGAGCTGTTGGCGCACCATGTCGGCGTCGCCCTCGACCTCGAGGCGACCCCGGCATGCCGCGTGCGGATCGGCACCCGGCAGCACGACGCTGCGACGACGGTGATCACGGTTTGCTGCCCTGATGCGCCGGGATTGCTGGCGACGATCACCGGCGTGATGCTGCTGCACCGCATCGAGGTGCTGGCGGCGCAGATCTACACGATCCCCGCGGAGGGCGACGCCGTCGGCAGCGCGCTCGACCTGTTCTGGGTCACGACGCCCGATCCGGCGGAGTTCAGGAGCTGGGTGCAGTTCTCGAGCATGCTCGAGCTGGCGCTCGGCCAGGAGTTCGAGTTGGAGCGGCTGATCCAGCAGCGGATGCGCCCCTCGCTGCTCGGCCATCGGGTGCTGCCCGCCGTGCCGACCGCGGTGATCATCGACAACGAGGGGTCCGAGCGCTGCACGATTCTCGAGCTGCACTCTGCCGATGTCTCCGGCCTGCTGCATACCGTCACGCATACCCTGAGCGAGCTCGGCCTCGGGATCGATCTGGCCAAGGTCGCCAGCGAGGCGGGCCACGTGGTCGACATCTTCTACGTCCGGGAGACCGCGAGCGGGCGCAAGCTCGAGGACGAGGCGCGGCTGACCGAGGCGCGGGAGACGTTGACGCAGGCCATCGACCGGCTGGTGGCTACTGCGCCGCGGATCGCGCCCCGGCGGCAAAGCCAGGAGCTCGAGGCGGTCGGCGCGGCCGAGCGCGCCGAGCGGCGCTAG
- a CDS encoding ATP-dependent helicase — protein MVNRRIGLDDALRQEAPQFYELTDAIAPLLLRYATRKQALGLVDYDDLLQLWWRLLVECPGPRAELIERFHHVLVDEYQDTNRLQGEIVDICASAHGNLTVVGDDAQSIYAFRGAQLENMLDFPKRHPAAQIFKLEANYRSVPEILQLANKSIRNNTRQYPKQLHAVRASGALPILLRLHDVYQQAAFVAQRVLELHHEHDLALREMVVLYRAHAHSLELQLELTRRQIPFVVRSGLRLFEQAHIKDVIAFLRVVHNPRDPLAWQRVLRTWPGVGRRSAERILAELLRRSTAQPLAPKEGVLPAAEALASPAALLRLPELQSSPARAIDRATARLATLFDRMPVEAGVAALIQTVLETHYRDHLESTYPNAATRLEDLQQLAEYGQRYATLEQFLSELSLVAGFAAEATGLGSAPDDALTLSTVHQAKGLEWPVVLLIGLAEGRFPAPLAVRTPSELEEERRLFYVAATRARDQLYLCQPRFEESDQGPRRLLRLSRFVAELTDDGTCPYEPWEVETCPA, from the coding sequence ATGGTCAATCGCCGCATCGGTCTCGACGACGCCCTGCGGCAGGAGGCGCCGCAGTTCTACGAGCTCACCGACGCGATCGCGCCGCTGCTGCTGCGCTATGCGACGCGCAAGCAGGCGCTGGGGCTCGTCGACTACGATGATCTGCTCCAGCTCTGGTGGCGCCTGCTCGTCGAATGCCCGGGGCCACGCGCCGAGCTGATCGAGCGCTTCCATCACGTCCTCGTCGACGAGTATCAGGACACCAATCGACTCCAGGGCGAGATCGTCGACATCTGCGCCAGCGCTCACGGCAACCTGACCGTCGTCGGCGACGATGCCCAGAGCATCTACGCCTTTCGCGGCGCGCAGCTCGAGAACATGCTCGACTTCCCCAAGCGTCACCCCGCGGCTCAGATTTTCAAGCTCGAAGCCAACTACCGCTCGGTGCCGGAGATTCTCCAGCTCGCCAACAAGTCGATCCGCAACAACACGCGCCAGTATCCCAAGCAGCTGCACGCGGTGCGCGCTTCAGGGGCGCTACCGATCCTGCTGCGCTTGCACGATGTCTACCAGCAGGCGGCCTTCGTCGCCCAACGGGTCCTCGAGCTGCACCATGAGCACGACCTGGCGCTGCGCGAGATGGTCGTCCTCTACCGCGCCCACGCGCATAGCCTCGAGCTGCAGCTCGAGCTGACCCGCAGGCAGATCCCCTTCGTCGTGCGCTCGGGGCTGCGGCTCTTCGAGCAGGCGCACATCAAGGACGTGATCGCCTTCCTGCGCGTCGTCCATAACCCCCGCGATCCCTTGGCCTGGCAGCGCGTGCTGCGCACCTGGCCGGGCGTCGGTCGCCGCAGCGCCGAGCGAATCCTCGCGGAGCTGCTGCGTCGCTCGACCGCCCAGCCGCTCGCGCCGAAGGAGGGCGTTCTGCCCGCTGCCGAGGCCCTGGCGAGCCCGGCAGCGCTCTTGCGCCTGCCCGAGTTGCAGTCCAGCCCGGCGCGCGCCATCGACCGCGCCACCGCCCGCCTCGCCACGCTCTTCGACCGGATGCCGGTGGAGGCCGGCGTGGCAGCGCTGATTCAGACCGTGCTCGAGACCCACTACCGCGACCACCTCGAGAGCACCTATCCGAACGCCGCCACGCGGCTCGAGGATCTCCAGCAGCTCGCCGAATACGGCCAGCGCTATGCCACCCTCGAGCAGTTCCTCAGCGAGCTGTCGCTGGTCGCCGGCTTCGCCGCCGAGGCCACGGGTCTCGGCAGCGCCCCCGACGACGCGCTCACGCTGAGCACGGTGCATCAGGCCAAGGGCCTCGAGTGGCCCGTGGTGCTGCTGATCGGGCTGGCCGAGGGGCGCTTCCCCGCCCCGCTGGCCGTCCGCACGCCGAGCGAGCTCGAGGAGGAGCGCCGCCTCTTCTACGTCGCCGCCACCCGCGCCCGTGATCAGCTCTATCTCTGCCAACCGCGCTTCGAGGAGTCGGACCAGGGGCCACGTCGCTTGCTGCGGCTCTCGCGCTTCGTCGCCGAGCTTACCGATGACGGCACCTGTCCCTACGAACCCTGGGAGGTCGAGACATGCCCGGCATGA
- a CDS encoding HEAT repeat domain-containing protein, whose amino-acid sequence MPGMRVRPQSRDRSPRAGAGPRRRSALRARATGLAALLVLLVLLFGARGTVLAGPPQRPAAPRLRQQQPAPSLTEQLMKGSDPLLRETAALVLGDGGDRAALPALLTCLRADDNRWVRAACAEALGRLGQPTGLPALTQAIEREKHPRVRRAIARALVRLGQRSGVSELMWQLETGAQHDKAEAMHLLVHAFGQALGQAPAPWWRFFNQQGYRALAARAAGSTELRELAGLRGADGRRWGPLLIGAEPARWLQVCAAVLRVDPGTRLAIGAPELLALERRQGLPPSGCLLLISSDWQHAPAPAPAPTPRALKRLARAARRKAAAPTHAPLAGPGLTEGAVRLLLQRAPGLLGIGIDAPRLDPISLADEPALRLLSAAGKLVITHLDGLRELPQQRLRVLLVPGQPAPARARPVLVLALIP is encoded by the coding sequence ATGCCCGGCATGAGGGTGCGCCCACAATCCCGCGATCGGTCGCCGCGCGCAGGGGCTGGGCCGCGGCGCCGCAGCGCCCTCCGCGCGCGCGCCACTGGCCTAGCCGCGCTCTTGGTGCTGCTGGTGCTGCTCTTCGGCGCGCGCGGAACGGTGCTCGCCGGGCCACCGCAGCGGCCAGCGGCGCCGCGCCTGCGCCAGCAGCAGCCCGCGCCCTCGCTGACCGAGCAGCTGATGAAGGGCAGCGACCCCCTGCTGCGCGAAACGGCAGCGCTGGTCCTCGGCGACGGCGGCGATCGTGCCGCCCTACCCGCGCTCCTCACCTGCCTCCGCGCCGACGACAATCGCTGGGTCCGCGCGGCCTGCGCCGAGGCGCTCGGGCGCCTGGGCCAGCCCACCGGCCTGCCCGCCTTGACGCAGGCGATCGAGCGCGAGAAGCACCCGCGCGTGCGCCGCGCGATCGCCCGCGCGCTCGTGCGCCTCGGTCAGCGCAGCGGCGTCTCCGAGCTGATGTGGCAGCTCGAGACCGGCGCGCAGCATGATAAGGCCGAGGCGATGCACCTGCTCGTTCACGCCTTCGGCCAGGCCCTTGGACAGGCGCCAGCGCCGTGGTGGCGGTTCTTCAACCAGCAGGGCTACCGCGCGCTGGCCGCGCGAGCTGCTGGGTCCACTGAGCTGCGCGAGCTCGCCGGCCTGCGCGGCGCCGATGGCCGACGCTGGGGCCCGCTCTTGATCGGTGCAGAGCCCGCGCGCTGGCTTCAGGTCTGCGCCGCCGTGCTGCGCGTCGATCCCGGCACGCGCCTGGCGATCGGCGCCCCTGAGCTGCTCGCGCTCGAGCGACGCCAGGGTCTGCCGCCGAGCGGCTGCTTGTTGCTAATCAGCAGCGACTGGCAGCACGCGCCTGCGCCTGCGCCTGCGCCAACCCCGCGGGCCCTCAAGCGCCTGGCACGCGCCGCTCGGCGAAAGGCGGCGGCCCCCACGCACGCGCCGCTCGCCGGACCTGGACTCACCGAGGGCGCGGTCCGCCTGCTGCTGCAACGTGCCCCGGGGCTGCTCGGCATCGGCATCGATGCGCCCCGCCTCGACCCGATCTCGCTCGCCGACGAACCCGCGCTACGCCTGCTCAGCGCGGCGGGAAAGCTCGTGATCACGCATCTCGATGGGTTGCGCGAGCTGCCGCAGCAGCGCCTGCGCGTCCTGCTCGTACCAGGCCAGCCCGCGCCGGCGCGCGCCAGGCCCGTGCTAGTCTTGGCGCTGATCCCCTGA
- a CDS encoding CesT family type III secretion system chaperone produces the protein MSFREQIDGYIARFGELVGVKFDPLDEDGYASMRRGSAVIGLNVIEDRGVLMLLAPTMRLPEHDQTGFFRRLLELNLVATGDAAFAVDSQRGIVCLRALRGLQGLDFEAFVDLLDAVAATADEWNAKLREEFEGAAASGDQRQD, from the coding sequence ATGAGCTTCCGCGAGCAGATTGACGGATACATCGCCCGCTTCGGCGAGCTGGTCGGGGTCAAGTTCGATCCCCTGGACGAGGACGGCTACGCCTCGATGCGCCGGGGCTCGGCGGTGATCGGTCTGAACGTGATCGAGGATCGCGGCGTGCTGATGCTGCTCGCGCCGACGATGCGGTTGCCCGAGCACGATCAGACCGGCTTCTTTCGGCGACTACTCGAGCTCAACCTGGTGGCCACCGGCGACGCCGCCTTCGCCGTCGATAGCCAGCGGGGCATCGTCTGCCTGCGGGCGCTGCGAGGGCTGCAGGGGCTCGACTTCGAGGCCTTCGTCGACCTGCTCGACGCCGTGGCGGCGACGGCGGATGAGTGGAACGCGAAGCTGCGCGAGGAGTTCGAGGGCGCCGCCGCCTCAGGGGATCAGCGCCAAGACTAG
- a CDS encoding TlpA family protein disulfide reductase, with protein sequence MLLKRLLAYGLYVALAATLVYSFFTGLGQTGRVAARACEALQPERAATAARDFTLPDLAGKPQRLAQRRGKVVLLHFWATWCPPCIEELPSLYRLQRALAGEAFELVTVSADEKAATVREFFSQNKVHALPVLMDPAQEIPHAYGTEKYPESYLIDAQGVIRYRFINQRDWGSPEALSCIRTLLR encoded by the coding sequence ATGCTGCTCAAACGCCTGCTGGCCTACGGCCTCTACGTGGCGCTGGCCGCCACTTTGGTCTACTCCTTCTTCACCGGCCTCGGACAAACGGGCCGCGTCGCGGCGCGCGCCTGCGAGGCCCTCCAACCCGAGCGCGCAGCGACCGCGGCGCGGGACTTCACGCTGCCCGATCTCGCTGGCAAGCCGCAGCGTCTCGCGCAGCGGCGCGGCAAGGTCGTCCTGCTGCACTTCTGGGCCACCTGGTGCCCCCCCTGCATCGAGGAGCTACCTTCGCTCTACCGCTTGCAACGCGCCTTGGCCGGCGAGGCCTTCGAGCTGGTGACCGTCAGCGCAGACGAAAAGGCGGCGACGGTTCGTGAGTTCTTCAGCCAGAACAAGGTCCACGCGCTCCCCGTGCTGATGGATCCGGCGCAGGAGATACCCCACGCCTACGGCACAGAGAAGTACCCGGAGAGCTACCTCATCGACGCGCAGGGCGTGATCCGCTACCGCTTCATCAACCAACGCGATTGGGGTTCGCCCGAGGCGCTGAGCTGCATCCGCACCCTCCTGCGCTGA